Part of the Scomber japonicus isolate fScoJap1 chromosome 2, fScoJap1.pri, whole genome shotgun sequence genome, TGAATAGTTTTTACAACGTAGTCTGCCATCAATTTACTTTAAAAACTACTGATTTGCCTTATTTCAAATCCTTTAATGCATTAAGGTATATATCACAATGCAATTAGGTTTGTTTTACTCTAGCTACAATGATTCATCACTGTATTGTATAAGAATGTCTATTTATGAGGAAAGTAGTCTTATTAGGACCCCAGCAGCATCCACCATGGTAAGTATGAAGACACTGAGCGGAAGTGCCATGTTCATTGCGGCAGGCTTCACAGTTGTGAATGTGGCGCATGGCTGTACCTTCATCCATGATGCGCTGGAGGCATTTTCTCCACCCACATTCCGCGAAGACCCGCCCTACTCCACCTTGATTGGCTAGTACTCGTTGCCTTCGTTGGCTAGATTGGTTATGTTGAGGCATGCGCAGTGAGAAGGTTAGAGTTAAAATATCAGTGctggtggggaaaaaaataacgGAGGTGGAGAACAGGaagcagatttatttttcataggATGACGACGGATTCTAGTGTGAAGACacgccctactctgcctctgattgggaGAGTAGTGGGAAGTGCTCGTTGCCTTCGTAGGTTATGTAGATTTGGTTTAgtacagtctatggtcacaAGGAGTGAGGTTATTTAGAGGGATGTCAGGGTCAGAGCCAATCGGGGCTTAGAGCCGGGGCGGGTCTTCGCGGATGATTCCATCGCCATCCTAGGAAATGAATACTCGCGGACGGAAACAGGAaccgaggagagaggggaaCAAGTGTCCAGGATGAGGCTGCTGCTACGCTCTTCTCTCGGCTGCTTGGTGACAACTTTCGGGTCCTTTTCCGCCTCTCGGAACAAACTCCTCACACACGTTGCGGCTGTACCTCATCTGTATAATTTTAGAAAAACGATGCACTTTCAAATCGAAGAGAGAGGACACCCTAATTCTCCCGACTACCGGATTTATTTTAGTAAGTTAATATCCGCCACCATGTGTGTCCCCCAGTATTTCATGGTAAGAGTTAGCACCGCGGTATGGAGTCCCGACAGGTAACCACAGGTCGACGTCATGTCTAGGTAAACATTTGACCTTTGAGTGACATGCGAAGGTTTATTAGGGTTATTACTTTGCCTTGTGGTTCCCTCACCCATTGAGCTGTCAAGTCAAAACCCCGTTAGTGTTACCCTCTGTTTCCATTATTTGAAAACCACTCAAAAGCTGAATGAAAGGAAGAGGTGGTCACATGGTTTTACTTCCTCTTGGGCGGTCGTGGGCATTGgctaaagaaaaaagaaaaaaagagatagaaGCTGGTATTTTCTCATGGATAACAGTGAAATTCAGGCACACGCGCCATCAGATAGAGTTAGCCTAAATCATTTAATTGTGATGATGATCATTGTTATCTATCATCATAGGTAACGAATggaaacatttcattcattattatggGTCTGCAACTAACAGTTAATagttattgattcatctgcagGTCTGCAGACCATTGATTCAGaacctaaagatattcagtttatcatACAATGTTACATGTAAACAAATTAATGGTTGACAATGTCTGAGAAGGCTTCTAGTAATAGAGTAGTGTAGTGAATATGATTCTCAGCATAATTTTCAGCCAATGAattgatttgtttattcattACTCAATCAACATATAATGGAGGACCCTTATTTGTGACCGACTGCACCTGTTATGAACCAAGAAACTGGTTGTTGTGCCAttatttgcttcttttttccccactgCATATCATGGTCCTTCTCAGTAGATGGACTTTGCCCATTTGTCATGGAGATAAGTATCAATCTGCCCTAACTCCATGACAACGGAGCAAACGCTATGTGCCCTTGAGATTGTGATGAAAGCCCTTGAGTGGACCATGACCTTCGATGTATTTTGTCAAACTATTATTTCCAagatcaagaatgaactttcacATTTATATGgctaaaaacacaataaagacacatatacattatttatcattatgcATACTCTTGTCCCTGTTGTCATAAACCTACAACAAACCACACATCTAAGACACTAAAAGCTATATAGCTACATTGACCAGATTGAACCCACCATTTCTAATTGTAGGATGCAGGaatcatattacatattcagtGATGGCCTTTAAACAATTCTTAAACATTCTACTAAATATAAACATTCTTCTGAAGTTTCAAGTGTCACAATTATAtagatgttttccttttttttctcagaaacttctgaagggaaatacatttcACCATTCCATGACATTCCACTGACAGCAGAGCCAGAGCAGGTAACCTTTAATCGCAGAGGTTTTAGTTTGTTTGATAGAATGATGAATAAAGTTCATGACTTATTTTCATTCCATTctatgatgtttttgttttctttcaacagGATAATGATTTGCCTGCTAAAAGACCGAAGAAGAATGACAGTGAGGTACTGTCAAAATCACACACTTAAAAGTATTGAGCAGCATTTACCccagcatgtactgtatatagttTTCCTCTGTGCATGCAGGTGCTCTTCAACATGGTTGTGGAGGTACCTCGATGGACAAATGCTAAAATGGAGGTAAGCAAGTTATGTCTCACATTAAACATATCTGATGGTTACATAACTCATCTGTAGCATTACATTGtgactactactgctactactacaggTTTATTAAAGGCTGAATCAGAAATGTTTAGGTGTGCATGAACAGGCATGCCCTGAAACTGGTTATTATTTAATGAACCCTTAATTGAAAATACTGATTGTAGCTGACATTACTCaactacaacaaaaaaacttaacTGAATGTCTAATTATTAGCCTTTTGCAGGGCTAGCATAGCAGTAGCCTGAAGATGAACGTTTGAGCGTTAGTAACATTATAGAAAGTTAAACTATGTATCAGCTAAGTCAGAACCTTTCTTTAAAACAAATGCTTCATAATTCCTTTAATTTCCAGATTGCAACAAAGGAACCTTTAAACCCCATCAAACAAGATGTCAAGAAAGGCAAGCTGCGATATGTTGCCAACATATTTCCTCATAAAGGTTACATTTGGAACTATGGGGCAATCCCACAGGTAAGACAATACACATTTGATAAAAGCACTCATGAAAACATTCAGTTTATGATCCCcttctgtgttgatgtgattaTAGTCAGCTGATGACAAATAATCATTTCAACACTTTAAAATGAACTTGGTGttcactgatttttttattcatgtaagCTTgcgagtgttttatttttttactccgTTTGTTGGTTTAAACGTTTGATTTCTTGCACTATTTTGAACGTTTCGTTGGAAAAGACATGGGAGGACCCAaaccacacagacaaagacactaAGTGCTGTGGTGACAATGATCCCATTGACGTTTGTGACATTGGCACCCAGGTAAGACTGCTTGAGTTGTATATACATTATACTattacaagatgtttttttttagctcaatttatttgtgattttataATTTAGCTTTTATGAAATATAGCCTTTCATATTGtgatttttattgattaattgttcatttgtcatttgttgGCCTGTTCCTCAGGTGTGCTCTCCAGGTCAGGTGATTAAAGTAAAGGTGCTCGGCATCTTGGCCATGATTGACGAGGGAGAAATGGACTGGAAGGTCATTGCTATCAATGCTGATGACCCAGATGCCAAAAACCTAAATAGTAGGTGTTTTCCACAGTTAAtgtgaataataaataagacaTTGATCCATATACTACCCAAACAAATACAGCTGAGCCGACCTGATGTCAACAAGTCATGGGAAAGAGGATTTTGTCTGGATTTGGGTGAACCAGATAGtccaaacaaatgaaatgtgaagTAATAAAATTCTAGGTATTAATGCAAGCCTTGTAGATCCTTTGACAGTCTCCATAGCCTGTCAGATATGTATTTGGCCAcacaatgtgtgtgtagtagATATGCAGCTGGACTACCCTTTTCACTTTCACTGAATGAATCTGGAGATGATTTCAGATGAAAAAAGGGAATCCTAAAAGGAGGCTGGCTGCTCCTTCGAACTGGTTAGGTGTATTTTAAACACCAACTTTAAGTACTTTGTGAAGTTTTCATTATAAACACAGTTTTGCTTACAGTCAATGTTGCTCTccaaaacacattgtgtgtaTACTTCAAGCCTAAGAAACATGTTTAATTCATATTTGCCCCTCGCAtaatgaccttttttttaaatctttgagGCATACTTTGTTAAGAAcagttgcagttttttcttatatattgttttatggGCAGATTGCTACCTTTCATTATTACAGCCTCACACTTTTGCCCAGTTGCATTTTGTAACTTGTGGCTTGCTGGTGGTGCAAAAAACCTGCTGATTGAAACATTACTTTACAGCACCGTGGTGGAGTAAAGTAGTTGTAAAGTTAGTTTGACAAATCTATTTTCAGTCAATTTGAATTGTATTACCTGTTCATGCATCTGTAATCGCTAAATATTTGCTGCACAATTTTATAAACGCATAACATAGTTCAGAAGTATGGTCTTATGAAACATACTCTAATCTTTTTGTCCCAATATCAAATACCCAATACCAAGTGTAAATGGTATACAAATTTAAATCTAATATATACCAATACttattctgtttgtgtgtgtgtgttggttttcctTAGGTATAGAGGATGTCCGCAAAAGCAGGCCTGGTCATTTAGAGGCCACCGTCGACTGGTTCAGGAAATATAAAGTGCCTGATGGAAAGCCTGAGAACCAATTTGGGTTCAACGGACAATTCAAAGACAAAGTACGAAGACCTTTGTAAtactacatacacacattagaCATGAAGGTGTAATAGAAGTTGCAGTCCATTACAGTTTCAGTGTCTGAATAAGCTCAAATGGATTTCTccccaaaaagaacaaaatgtcattttttctgATATGCTTTGTCCTTTTTATAGGACTTTGCCGTTGAGATCATTAAGTCCACCCATGAGCACTGGAGGGCACTAGTGCAGAAGAAGACGAATAGTGGAGGGATTGAATGGTAAGTTGgtggtaggtgtgtgtgtgatgtacaTGTATGATTGGCCATGTAAAGTGTAAGGTGTTCTGGGGATTCTACTAATTTTTCTGTGGATATCTTTTTATTCAGCAAAAATGTCTCTTGTTGTGAGAGTCCTTTCAAATGCAGTACTGATGAAGCCAGAGATGCCGTCCAATCGGTGAGACCTTCCATATGCTGTTATTTTACAATCATGATAGGAAACACTATAATAGCATAAAAACTCTACTGGAATAAGGTTTGGTAATTGTAATCTACATTCTTTGACTCCCCAGTCCCCTCCTATTGGTAAACCACATCTGGTGCCTCCAGAAGGTAAGTAAATAATGACTCacaataaatggtttatttgtGGTGCTATATGCATAAACTAAATTATATGATTCTAAATCTTTTCTCGGACAGTGGACAAGTGGCACTTTGTCTGAATGACTGTGAAGCACTGAAGACAATATGGAAACCAGCAAAAAACATCTTTACACCTTATGAAGCACTACCAACACTGCTTCATCATTTGTATGCAgctgaatttattttttggtaagAACTACTGTAATTCTCAGCTGGCATATCAGTTACCATCAATGTGTAAAACTAAAAGGGTAATCACATGGATAACAAAAGGATCAGTGCATTGACAATATAAGCAGctgaaaatgactgaaatctGTTTTGATTATGTTGAGTTTTGAACCAGAGATGAAATGTATTACTAATATGACCTATTTAAAGGCAATGCCCTATTTTTCTCTAAGACTATTGTCAGTTTGTGCTTGTAACCACAACTATGACACAATTTGTATGTAACAAGTAAGCAATTTCTTCTTtgggtaaataaaaaaaaaattgaatataATGATCTTCCACTTTTATCCCTAATTACACATGTATAAACATAACATTTGTGGACAGTAATGCACATAATTTAGATATTAAGTTAAAGATATTAACTTGGAGTAACAAATCAAtttgctttaaataaatataaattttattaaaaaaacacccacatCTCAGCAATATCAGGAATGATATAATAAACAGCTTTCAAATAAACTGCATTCAGTACATTACAATACTTACAGTATTAATACCCATccttatttccattttatagcATACCAAACTTCAGAAGAACAAGGGAAgccttgaaaaataaaatgacaaaagttgcactttttttaatataattttagtGTCTAACTGCAAAAAGACCATGTGTAGATCAACTGCTAGCTTAACCTTTGAGCTGAGCACATACAGTGCACTAGTTATGCCCAGAAAGTCATTCAAGTAATGTTGACTCACTCAGAAACACTCTGAAGCATCTTCAAGTATGGCTATGCTTTTAACCCGCTATATCTTGGCGACACCTTGGCGTTCTCAACCACAACCTGCTACTGTAGCTGGGTCCTGTACAACgaaattcaacattttatttctgtagatttattttacaaaactggaacagttaaaaaaaactaacttcTAATGTTTGGGCTAACAGGATACTTTAACTGTAAACATTGCTATGACAGTGAGTGTAATATTTACAGAGACTTCCTGGATAATCTAACCATGATCATTCTGGTAACCTGAAAGAGCCAAAAGGATGTATTAAGATATGATGAGGATTGCTGATAGAAAAGCAATTTGACAGAACTAGAAGAACTTACATTAACATCAACATTAAAAGAATGAGTTGTATTCCTGCAATACAAATTCTTGGTATGTACAATGTgacataatttatttattttttttaacacatttacaatctgtttaaataaaacGTTTTGTAattctttattacattttttttcctgaaaaagaaatgaagtgcTTTCAGAAAATGAATATGTTGAAGAGTGGGGTGAGTTGTTACTATATCATGACAGTCATTCCATTATATatcacattaattaaaacaaataagagGGAGAAGAATCATTATACAATTGCTTAGTGGTTATAAATAAATTTAACTATACACAGGCACAAAGATGTGCAACTACTTTAATCACTGCCCTGGTCTTGCCTCATagcaaaagcaaaaatattGCTCTTTACTTAGTCAACATCATACTTTCCCTTTAGTCAACTCAGTGCATACTTTATGttcaaatttattttaaaagattacCACCATCCAACTAcctaaaataaaagtaaaacttgtaggaaagtaggaaagtttttttcctcacaaaatatttttgtctGTGAAGTATAATAGACAAGATGTATTGGGATTCAGGATGCAATGGCAAGTCCCTGAATGAGGAAAGACA contains:
- the ppa2 gene encoding inorganic pyrophosphatase 2, mitochondrial, translating into MRLLLRSSLGCLVTTFGSFSASRNKLLTHVAAVPHLYNFRKTMHFQIEERGHPNSPDYRIYFKTSEGKYISPFHDIPLTAEPEQDNDLPAKRPKKNDSEVLFNMVVEVPRWTNAKMEIATKEPLNPIKQDVKKGKLRYVANIFPHKGYIWNYGAIPQTWEDPNHTDKDTKCCGDNDPIDVCDIGTQVCSPGQVIKVKVLGILAMIDEGEMDWKVIAINADDPDAKNLNSIEDVRKSRPGHLEATVDWFRKYKVPDGKPENQFGFNGQFKDKDFAVEIIKSTHEHWRALVQKKTNSGGIECKNVSCCESPFKCSTDEARDAVQSSPPIGKPHLVPPEVDKWHFV